From Azospirillum brasilense:
GATCACCTGTACCTGACGACGCAAGGCATTTACGGCATCGCGCTGGGGGTGGTGGCGACCTACGTCTTCCATTTCGTGCTGTTCGGCGTCTTCGCCACGCGCATCGGGCTGGGTCAGCTCTTCCTCGACTGCGCGGCCTGGGTGGCCGGGCGCTACGCGGGCGGTCCGGCCAAGGTCGCCATCTTCGGGTCGGCGCTGTTCGGCATGATCTCCGGCTCCTCGGTCGCCAACACGGTGACGGTGGGCTCGCTGACCATCCCGGCGATGAAGCGTCTGGGCTACAAGCCGCATTTCGCCGCCGCCGTGGAATCGACGGCCTCGACCGGCGGGCAGATCACCCCGCCGATCATGGGGGCCGCCGCCTTCCTGATGATCGAGTTCCTGGGCCTGCCCTACACGACGATCATCCTGGCGGCCATCGTCCCGGCCTTCATGCATTTCTTCGGCGTGCTGGTTCAGGTGCATCTGGAAGCCAAGCGCAACGGCCTGCGCGGCCTGCGCCCCGACGAGATGCCGGACCTGAAGGAAGCCTTCCGCCGCGACTGGCCGACGGTCATCCCGCTGGTGGTGCTGATCGGCATCCTGATCGCCGGCTACACCCCCTATCTGGCGGCCTTCTGGGGCATCACCCTGTGCATCGCGGTCGGCCTGCTGAACCCGCGCAAGCGCATGACCATCCGTGAGGTTCTGGACGGCTTGCGCGACGGCGCCAAATACGCGCTGGCGGTCGGCGCCGCGGCCGCTTCCGTGGGCATCATCGTCGGCGTGGTCACGCTGACCGGGGTCGGCTTCAAGATCTCCTACATCGTCACCTCCACCGCCGGCGAGATGGCCGGGGTGTTCGGCGCCTTCCTGCCGGGCTGGCTGGCCGACGTGAAGGGGCTGACGCTGCTGTTCACCCTGATCATGACGGGCATCGTCTGCATTCTGATGGGCTGCGGCATCCCGACGACGGCCAACTACATCATCATGGCGACCATCGCCGCCCCGGCGCTCGGCCTGCTTGGCGTGGCGCCGATCGTCGCGCACTTCTTCGTCTTCTATTACGGCGTGCTGGCGGACATCACGCCGCCGGTCGCGCTGGCCGCCTACGCGGCGGCGGGCATGGCGGGAGCGGACCCCTTCAAGACCGGCAACACCGCCTTCCGGCTGGGTCTGGCGAAGGCTCTGGTGCCCTTCGTCTTCGTCTTCTCGCCGTCGCTCCTTCTGGTGGCGCCGGGCTTCACCTGGCCGGACTTCCTCATCGCCTTCTTCGGCTGCATCGTCGGCATCGTCTGCCTGGGCGCCACGCTCACCGGCTGGCTGCTGACCACCATGCGGGCCTGGGAACGGGTGCTGCTGGGGTTTGCCGCCATCCTGCTGGTCGCGCCGGAGCTGTATTCGTCGCTGCTGGGGCTGGCGCTGATCGTGCCCGTCCTGCTCCGCCAGATGTCCGCCCGCCGCCTGACGCCGGAAACGGCCTGAGCCCCGAAGCCGCCTGACAAGAACAACCGGTCTCTTCGAGAGGACCCGATCATGAACATTCCCCATCCCTACCTGATGTTCCTGGGCGATGTGCAGGACCAGCTCGGCGCCAAGACGGCGCAGGGCATCGTGGACTGGCGGCGCGACTGGTGCCTCGGCCAGATCCGGCTGGAGGGCTGCAAGGCCGACCTCGGCATTCCCGACATGACCATCGCGGAGGCGGCGGGGCAGGGCGCCCGCACGCTGGTGGTCGGCGTGGTGAACGCCGGCGGCGTCCTGCCGGAGCATTGGACGAGCGTCATCGTCCAGGCCATCGAGGCCGGCATGGACGTGGCGAGCGGCCTGCACACCCGGTTGGAAAGCATCCCGGCCATCGCCGAGGCGGCGGCGCGTCATGGCCGCCAGCTCTTCAACGTGCGCCATTCCGACGAGCGCTTCGCCACCGGCAAGGGGACCAAGCGTCCGGGCCGGCGGCTGCTGACGGTCGGCACCGACTGCTCCGTGGGGAAGAAATACACGGCGTTGGCCTTGGAGAAGGAAATGCGTGCCCGCGGCATGGACGCCGATTTCCGGGCCACCGGCCAGACCGGCGTCTTCATCTCCGGGCGTGGGGTCGCCATCGACGCGGTGGTGGCGGACTTCATCTCCGGTGCGGTGGAATGGATCGC
This genomic window contains:
- a CDS encoding TRAP transporter permease; this encodes MTDTHRDPPPDIRLESASMELDEAKARELEEKFDSEIRFRPLSPLAGHLVGGLLIILSLFHYYTAGFGLLAEMEHRGIHLSFVLGLVFLVFPFTKRGYGEPVMGTLLRPLGIGLQDWALAIGAVVAVMHVPLIPLDDLAFRVGNPTTTDVILGSILIIVLLEATRRSVGWPLPIIASIFMLYAIWGPQMPGLLKHPGATVSQLVDHLYLTTQGIYGIALGVVATYVFHFVLFGVFATRIGLGQLFLDCAAWVAGRYAGGPAKVAIFGSALFGMISGSSVANTVTVGSLTIPAMKRLGYKPHFAAAVESTASTGGQITPPIMGAAAFLMIEFLGLPYTTIILAAIVPAFMHFFGVLVQVHLEAKRNGLRGLRPDEMPDLKEAFRRDWPTVIPLVVLIGILIAGYTPYLAAFWGITLCIAVGLLNPRKRMTIREVLDGLRDGAKYALAVGAAAASVGIIVGVVTLTGVGFKISYIVTSTAGEMAGVFGAFLPGWLADVKGLTLLFTLIMTGIVCILMGCGIPTTANYIIMATIAAPALGLLGVAPIVAHFFVFYYGVLADITPPVALAAYAAAGMAGADPFKTGNTAFRLGLAKALVPFVFVFSPSLLLVAPGFTWPDFLIAFFGCIVGIVCLGATLTGWLLTTMRAWERVLLGFAAILLVAPELYSSLLGLALIVPVLLRQMSARRLTPETA
- the dgcN gene encoding N-acetyltransferase DgcN, whose amino-acid sequence is MNIPHPYLMFLGDVQDQLGAKTAQGIVDWRRDWCLGQIRLEGCKADLGIPDMTIAEAAGQGARTLVVGVVNAGGVLPEHWTSVIVQAIEAGMDVASGLHTRLESIPAIAEAAARHGRQLFNVRHSDERFATGKGTKRPGRRLLTVGTDCSVGKKYTALALEKEMRARGMDADFRATGQTGVFISGRGVAIDAVVADFISGAVEWIAPAADPAHWDLIEGQGSLYHPSFAGVSLGLLHGAQPDAFVVCHEPTRSTMRGVQHPLPSIQEVIDLTIRCGQLTNPAIRPVGIAINTKAYGEDEARACLEAAAKAHNLPASDPIRFGVGEIIDRLTEEFATE